The [Bacillus] selenitireducens MLS10 genome includes a region encoding these proteins:
- a CDS encoding alpha/beta hydrolase has protein sequence MTDIHTPFKGYNGTPLYLYEWLTDADAKGLVVIAHGMAELAGRYDTFARYLNRSGYHVFAADHRGHGRTAGANHLLGHIGKYGFDCITEDQRVLIESVKKRFPGLPVFALGHSFGSFIMQEVAIRYSRLIDGLILSGTAFNDGIDVRLGASLAALQKTIVGGNKPAKLLDRIAFSGNNDAFPETSDAAWLSRDDEAVRAYEADPYCGTLFPITFYHELFSAFSRLADPERQRMIRRDLPVFLFAGDEDPVGDHGKGVTKLRDRYLDTGLTDVTMTLYPGGRHEMLNEQNRDQVFQDVLNWLEVRNRGGSS, from the coding sequence ATGACTGACATCCATACACCATTTAAAGGCTACAACGGCACGCCGCTCTATCTGTACGAATGGCTCACGGACGCCGATGCAAAAGGCCTCGTCGTCATCGCCCACGGTATGGCGGAACTCGCGGGCCGCTATGACACATTTGCCCGCTATCTGAACCGCTCCGGTTACCATGTGTTTGCCGCGGATCACCGGGGACACGGCCGGACCGCAGGAGCCAATCATCTCCTCGGTCACATCGGAAAATACGGTTTTGACTGCATCACCGAAGACCAGCGCGTCCTGATCGAATCCGTAAAAAAGCGGTTCCCGGGACTCCCTGTCTTCGCCCTCGGCCACAGCTTCGGCTCTTTTATTATGCAGGAGGTCGCGATCCGCTACAGCCGCCTCATCGACGGCCTGATCCTGAGCGGAACCGCCTTCAATGACGGCATCGATGTCCGGCTTGGGGCCTCTCTCGCTGCTCTTCAGAAGACGATCGTAGGCGGTAACAAGCCGGCAAAGCTCCTCGACCGGATCGCCTTCTCAGGCAACAATGACGCATTTCCCGAGACGTCTGACGCCGCATGGCTGAGCCGGGACGACGAAGCGGTACGTGCTTATGAGGCCGATCCATACTGCGGGACGCTCTTTCCCATCACCTTCTATCATGAACTGTTTTCCGCATTCTCCCGCCTCGCGGATCCGGAGCGTCAGCGCATGATCCGGCGGGATTTGCCAGTCTTTCTGTTCGCCGGCGATGAGGACCCGGTCGGCGACCACGGAAAAGGCGTGACAAAGCTTCGGGACCGTTACCTCGACACAGGACTCACGGACGTCACGATGACGCTTTATCCCGGCGGACGTCATGAGATGCTCAATGAACAGAACCGCGACCAGGTCTTCCAGGATGTCCTTAACTGGCTCGAGGTCCGAAACCGCGGCGGTTCATCATGA
- a CDS encoding methyl-accepting chemotaxis protein, which translates to MEILQRLVWSAPLIRQLQVEDCFVAVTDRETFLTYVPGDALDIGIKTGSTFRKGGMNDSVLKEGKRIVRYVDREVYGIPYVAIGLPVEDEDGEVCGVLTMGLSTDQEEKIRAMADTLDQAVNHIVTNTEKLSDGSRHLSEVNDTLSASSKEAASALSEMTEVTEFLKGLTRQTTILGFNASIEAARAGEAGKGFAVVAEEIRKFATTTDEATAKIAGSITRANRNMDDVRDETEKSKEESFEQDARLQEVLGITQELKALTSELSHMARRA; encoded by the coding sequence ATGGAAATATTACAACGATTGGTCTGGAGTGCGCCGCTTATCCGGCAGCTTCAGGTAGAGGACTGCTTTGTCGCCGTCACGGACAGGGAGACGTTTCTCACTTACGTGCCCGGGGACGCACTCGACATTGGCATCAAAACCGGCAGCACATTCCGAAAGGGCGGGATGAATGACTCGGTATTAAAAGAAGGAAAGCGGATTGTCCGCTATGTGGACAGAGAGGTGTACGGAATTCCGTATGTCGCCATCGGCCTGCCTGTCGAAGATGAAGACGGTGAGGTCTGCGGGGTCCTGACAATGGGGCTCTCTACCGATCAGGAAGAGAAAATCCGCGCCATGGCCGACACGCTCGATCAGGCAGTGAATCACATCGTCACGAACACAGAGAAACTGTCAGACGGCTCAAGGCATCTTTCAGAGGTTAATGATACGCTCAGCGCAAGCTCTAAAGAAGCGGCGAGCGCCCTGTCAGAGATGACGGAAGTAACCGAATTTTTGAAAGGGCTTACGAGACAGACGACGATCCTCGGCTTCAATGCCTCCATCGAGGCCGCGCGGGCCGGAGAAGCCGGCAAAGGCTTCGCCGTTGTCGCTGAAGAGATCCGCAAGTTCGCCACTACCACCGACGAAGCCACCGCCAAAATCGCCGGCAGCATCACCCGCGCCAACCGGAATATGGATGACGTCCGGGATGAAACAGAGAAATCGAAAGAGGAATCCTTCGAACAAGACGCAAGGCTTCAGGAGGTTCTCGGCATTACCCAGGAACTGAAGGCACTCACCAGTGAGCTGAGTCACATGGCCCGCCGTGCCTGA
- a CDS encoding YjfB family protein, with amino-acid sequence MDIAMMSIAMHQGKAQQQASMAVMKQSMDIAKGQGEGLEKLMESANVQAPQASHPHLGGSVDVSV; translated from the coding sequence ATGGATATTGCAATGATGTCGATCGCCATGCACCAGGGCAAAGCACAGCAACAGGCTTCAATGGCTGTGATGAAACAGTCCATGGACATTGCGAAAGGGCAGGGAGAAGGCCTTGAGAAGCTGATGGAATCAGCCAACGTTCAGGCGCCTCAGGCAAGCCATCCCCACTTGGGCGGAAGCGTGGATGTTTCCGTCTGA
- the tnpB gene encoding IS200/IS605 family element RNA-guided endonuclease TnpB, which produces MTNHKAYRFRIYPNREQRILIAKTIGSTRFVYNHFLAKWNDRYKETGKGMSYNACSAELPQLKREYEWLKEVDSTALQQGLKHLADGFNRFIKKQNKYPRFKSKKNDVQSFKTVGKMRIEGNRLFLPKLGYVKFAKSRHVEGRILSATIRRTPMGKHFISVLAETEVKPFDATGSAVGIDLGIDHFAILSDGQKIDNERFTRKMEQKLKREQRKLSRRYEQAKKDGKPLREAKNYQKQKVKVAKIHEKIANQRTDFLQKLSTTIIKNHDVVCIEDLNAKGMLKNKKLSKAISDVSWSSFKDMLLYKAEWHDRTIIKIDRWFPSSQLCSSCGHHDGKKDLRVRSWTCPSCGTHHDRDINASRNILQEGLRVLS; this is translated from the coding sequence ATGACAAATCATAAAGCCTATCGCTTTCGCATCTATCCCAATCGAGAACAGCGAATCTTGATTGCGAAAACCATCGGTTCGACTCGTTTTGTCTATAACCACTTTCTTGCGAAGTGGAACGACAGGTATAAAGAGACAGGCAAAGGGATGTCCTACAATGCCTGTTCTGCAGAACTCCCGCAATTAAAACGGGAATACGAATGGTTAAAAGAAGTGGACAGCACCGCCTTGCAACAAGGGTTAAAACACTTAGCTGACGGATTCAACCGTTTCATTAAGAAACAAAACAAATACCCTCGATTTAAGTCAAAGAAGAACGATGTTCAGTCTTTTAAAACCGTCGGCAAAATGCGAATCGAAGGCAATCGCCTTTTCCTTCCGAAACTGGGCTACGTCAAATTCGCAAAAAGCCGTCATGTTGAGGGACGTATTCTGTCTGCCACGATCCGACGAACGCCAATGGGTAAGCATTTTATATCCGTTCTTGCTGAAACGGAGGTTAAACCATTCGATGCAACAGGATCAGCCGTAGGCATTGATCTTGGCATTGACCATTTCGCCATCCTTTCAGACGGGCAAAAGATCGACAACGAACGCTTTACACGAAAGATGGAACAGAAGCTAAAGCGTGAGCAACGCAAGCTGTCAAGACGCTATGAACAGGCGAAGAAAGACGGAAAACCGTTGCGTGAAGCCAAAAACTATCAAAAGCAAAAAGTCAAAGTTGCCAAAATCCATGAGAAGATCGCCAATCAACGAACGGATTTCCTTCAAAAACTCAGTACAACGATCATCAAAAACCACGATGTCGTTTGTATCGAAGATTTAAACGCCAAAGGAATGTTGAAAAATAAGAAGCTGTCAAAAGCCATTTCAGACGTATCTTGGTCGTCTTTTAAGGATATGTTGCTGTACAAGGCGGAGTGGCATGATCGCACGATCATCAAAATTGACCGATGGTTCCCATCCAGTCAGCTTTGTTCATCCTGTGGTCATCATGACGGCAAAAAGGATTTGCGTGTTCGATCATGGACGTGCCCCTCTTGTGGTACGCACCATGATCGTGACATCAACGCCAGTCGAAACATCTTACAAGAAGGGTTACGTGTCCTTTCATAA
- a CDS encoding SDR family oxidoreductase — protein sequence MNVLVVGANGQIGTHLVKQLKAHDGHSVKAMVRKKEQAEAWEQEGVHAVVADLESDVGDLKEVMEGSDAVVFTAGSGGATGADKTLLIDLDGAVKTMEAAEAAGIERYVMVSAIQAHNRANWNEQIRHYFAAKHYADRMLELSSLNYTIVRPGGLLNDPGKGTVSAATDLERGSIPREDVAATIVAALDHPNAYRKGFDLVSGNDAPKAALDGLT from the coding sequence ATGAACGTACTCGTAGTTGGTGCGAACGGTCAGATCGGCACGCATCTGGTGAAGCAGCTGAAGGCCCATGACGGGCATAGCGTGAAGGCGATGGTCCGGAAGAAAGAGCAGGCCGAAGCCTGGGAACAGGAAGGCGTTCACGCCGTTGTCGCTGATCTGGAAAGTGATGTCGGGGATCTGAAAGAAGTCATGGAAGGCAGTGACGCTGTCGTCTTTACTGCCGGATCAGGCGGTGCGACAGGTGCGGATAAAACCTTGCTCATTGATCTGGACGGTGCGGTGAAGACGATGGAAGCCGCCGAAGCTGCCGGCATTGAGCGCTACGTGATGGTCAGCGCCATCCAGGCCCATAACCGGGCGAACTGGAATGAACAGATCCGTCACTACTTCGCGGCGAAGCACTACGCGGACCGGATGCTCGAACTGTCATCTCTGAATTACACAATCGTGCGACCGGGCGGCCTGTTAAATGATCCGGGTAAAGGGACGGTCTCTGCGGCGACTGATCTCGAACGCGGTTCGATCCCGAGAGAAGACGTGGCAGCGACGATCGTTGCTGCCTTGGATCACCCGAACGCGTACCGGAAAGGGTTCGATCTCGTGAGCGGGAACGACGCTCCAAAGGCGGCCCTTGACGGATTGACGTAA
- a CDS encoding HD-GYP domain-containing protein, with protein sequence MDTINLQQYAHLALDRKLARDVLSDSGFTLLREGMVITPNHIRLLKSYDIESIPVYGHTSFLEQLDAKVKEQHKPFVSAYRDSFNRMKTLFANTDESGVPDLDQTLDSFETLVTESLKSYSLFEVLQQLEGHDGYLLRHSIHVGLLVSLMAKLMKKPDDEIVEYGKAGLLHDIGMTRMPDSVFHKSGTLTEDEWAQVREHPQIGYDLLKDKGVSQLVLDATLYHHERMDGSGYLKGLKGDEIPEVAAMIALADVFDAVSSDRVHRSKMAPMEALKTINDDIYRGKLSIRCGLAFIQHMTSTYTGTTVYLSDGRFAQIVRYQASDLENPMISLEGKVVQLKDLKGVSIIDIADNRVHEMQKES encoded by the coding sequence ATGGATACCATCAATCTGCAGCAATACGCGCATCTCGCCCTCGACCGGAAGCTCGCAAGGGACGTTCTGTCCGACAGCGGCTTTACGCTCCTCAGGGAAGGGATGGTGATTACCCCGAATCATATCCGTCTCTTGAAATCGTATGATATTGAATCGATCCCGGTCTATGGACATACGTCTTTCCTTGAACAGCTCGATGCAAAGGTAAAAGAACAGCACAAGCCGTTCGTCAGCGCATACCGCGATTCGTTCAACCGGATGAAGACCCTGTTTGCCAATACGGACGAAAGCGGTGTGCCGGATCTCGATCAGACCCTCGATTCCTTTGAAACCCTCGTTACCGAATCGCTCAAGTCCTACAGCCTTTTCGAGGTGCTCCAACAGCTCGAAGGACACGACGGCTATCTTCTCCGGCATTCCATTCACGTCGGGCTCCTTGTCTCTTTGATGGCGAAGCTCATGAAGAAGCCGGACGATGAGATTGTGGAGTACGGGAAGGCGGGTCTCCTGCATGACATCGGTATGACCCGGATGCCTGACAGCGTCTTTCATAAGAGCGGCACCCTCACGGAAGACGAATGGGCGCAGGTGAGAGAGCATCCGCAGATCGGCTATGACCTTTTGAAGGATAAAGGCGTCTCGCAGCTCGTCCTTGATGCGACGCTTTATCACCATGAACGGATGGATGGAAGCGGGTACTTGAAAGGACTGAAGGGTGACGAGATTCCGGAAGTGGCGGCGATGATTGCCCTTGCGGATGTGTTTGACGCCGTCAGCTCAGACCGGGTTCACCGCAGCAAAATGGCCCCGATGGAGGCCTTAAAAACGATCAATGACGACATTTACCGCGGCAAGCTCTCGATTCGCTGCGGCCTTGCCTTTATCCAGCACATGACAAGCACGTATACAGGAACGACGGTGTATCTCTCCGACGGCCGCTTCGCCCAGATCGTTCGATACCAGGCGAGTGATCTGGAGAATCCGATGATCTCCCTTGAGGGAAAAGTCGTGCAGCTTAAGGATCTGAAGGGTGTATCGATCATCGATATTGCCGATAACCGCGTTCATGAGATGCAAAAGGAAAGCTGA